A genomic region of Peromyscus eremicus chromosome 19, PerEre_H2_v1, whole genome shotgun sequence contains the following coding sequences:
- the LOC131896127 gene encoding PRAME family member 15-like, whose protein sequence is MSFQTEPTHQQLAVQGLLEDEDLAISSLEDLPTRFFPPLFQEAFIKRQTKVVKAMVASWPFCCLPLGAPIDYIQVDNFQAVLDGTDWLNNQNVWPKRYRLQVLNLQNSYRDFWEGCAGAQSASWTKPVDATTEGKKQQLRVLAEYTLMFIPLKDYSRYVMLWLKQRKETTHSHFSG, encoded by the coding sequence ATGAGCTTCCAGACCGAGCCCACACACCAGCAGCTGGCTGTGCAAGGGCTGCTGGAAGATGAAGATTTGGCCATCTCTTCTCTGGAGGACCTTCCCACAAGGTTCTTCCCACCACTCTTCCAGGAGGCCTTCATTAAGAGACAAACAAAGGTTGTGAAGGCCATGGTAGCATCTTGGCCATTCTGCTGCCTCCCTCTTGGGGCCCCGATAGATTACATCCAAGTGGATAACTTCCAGGCTGTGCTGGATGGAACAGATTGGCTGAACAATCAGAATGTTTGGCCTAAAAGGTATAGACTGCAAGTGCTCAATTTACAGAATAGCTACCGTGACTTCTGGGAAGGATGTGCTGGAGCACAGTCTGCTTCGTGGACCAAACCAGTAGATGCCACAACAGAGGGAAAGAAGCAGCAATTGAGGGTGCTAGCTGAATACACCCTCATGTTCATCCCTCTGAAGGACTACAGTCGTTACGTCATGCTGTGGCTCAAGCAGAGAAAAGAGACCACGCATAGCCATTTTTCAGGCTAG